A single window of Nicotiana sylvestris chromosome 5, ASM39365v2, whole genome shotgun sequence DNA harbors:
- the LOC104228018 gene encoding TMV resistance protein N-like has product MESSSASASTSQFFRWNYDVFLSFRGVDTRKSFTSHLGENLNMRGIKTFQDDKSLEHGASIPDELCKAIEESQCALIIFSKNYATSRWCLNELVKIMDCKSQFGQTVIPVFYDVDPSHVRNQRESFAEAFAKHETKYKDNVEGMQRWRIALTAAANLKGCDIRDKTEADCIRQIVDQISSKLCKISLSYLHNIVGINTHLEEIESLLRIGINDVRIVGIWGMGGVGKTTIARAMFDTLLGRKDSSYQFDGACFLKDIKENKRGMHSLQNTLLSQLLRENANYNNEDDGKHQMASRLRSKKVLIVLDDIDDKDHYLEHLAGDLDWFGNGSRIIVTTRDKHLIGKNDVIYEVTALPDHESIQLFYQYAFKKEVPDEYFKKLSLEVINHAKGLPLALKVWGSSLHKMDITVWKSAIEQMKNNPNSKIVQKLKISYDGLESMQQEIFLDIACFLRGEEKDYIMQVLKSCYFGVEYGLDVLIRKSLVFITEDGKIDMHDLIQEMGRYIVNFSKDPGERNRLWLAKDFEDVMINNTGTMAVEAIWVCEAMNWDTIRTLHLGNEAMKNMKRLRILTIMRLWSFDGSIEYLPNSLRWFVFGGYPWESFPAEFEPKKLVHLALTSSSLCYLWTGTKDLPSLRRIDLMRSKRLMQTPDFTGMPNLEYVNFYKCSNLEEVHHSMGCCRKLIRLSLGYCKSLKRFPCVNVESLESLSLGYCSSLEKFPEIHGRMKPEIQIHMLGSGIRELPSSYFQYQTHITDLHLSFMKNLVALPSSICRLKSLVSLNVWGCQKLESLPEEIGDLDNLEELYARCTLISRPPSSIVHLNKLKILKFGGFKDGVYFEFPAVAAGLRSLEDLDLSECNLIDGGLPEDVGSLSSLKELDLSRNNFEHLPRSIAQLGALQSLNLSNCERLTQLPELPPELNLLHVDCHMALKFINYLVTKRKKLQRVIFPYDEDDEDDAHNDTKYNLFAHALFHNISSLRHDISASDTLSENVFTIWNPKKKIPSWFLLQGTNSSVSVNLPENWYIPDKFLGFAVCYCGSLIDTTAQLIPECDDGMSCMTQKLALSECDTESSDDSERYTPIHFFLVPLAVLWDTSKANGKTPNDYEIIRISFSGEMKDYGLRLLYKEEADDEALSQMRENNNETTEHSTGIRSSRSDHSEHHDSVTDESSCCCHIL; this is encoded by the exons ATGGAATCATCTTCTGCTTCTGCGAGTACTTCACAGTTTTTTCGATGGAACTACGATGTTTTTCTAAGTTTTAGAGGTGTAGATACACGGAAATCATTTACGAGTCACCTGGGCGAAAACTTGAATATGAGGGGAATAAAAACCTTTCAAGATGATAAAAGTCTAGAGCATGGCGCATCCATCCCAGATGAACTCTGTAAAGCTATCGAGGAGTCTCAATGTGCACTCATCATTTTCTCAAAGAATTATGCAACATCGAGGTGGTGCTTGAATGAACTAGTGAAAATCATGGATTGCAAGTCCCAGTTTGGACAAACTGTCATACCGGTCTTCTATGATGTGGATCCATCACATGTTCGGAATCAGAGGGAGAGCTTTGCTGAAGCATTTGCCAAACATGAAACAAAGTATAAGGATAATGTCGAGGGAATGCAAAGATGGAGGATTGCTTTAACTGCAGCGGCCAATCTCAAAGGCTGTGATATTCGTGACAA GACTGAAGCAGACTGTATTCGACAGATTGTTGACCAAATCTCCTCCAAATTATGcaagatttctttatcttattTGCATAACATTGTTGGAATAAATACCCATTTAGAGGAAATAGAATCCCTACTAAGGATAGGAATCAATGATGTTCGGATTGTGGGGATCTGGGGCATGGGGGGAGTGGGTAAAACGACAATAGCTAGAGCTATGTTTGATACTCTTTTAGGAAGAAAGGATAGTTCCTATCAATTTGATGGTGCTTGTTTCCTTAAGGATATTAAAGAAAACAAACGTGGAATGCATTCTCTTCAAAATACCCTTCTCTCTCAACTTTTAAGGGAAAATGCTAATTACAATAATGAGGATGACGGAAAGCACCAAATGGCTAGTAGACTTCGTTCTAAGAAAGTCCTAATTGTGCTTGATGACATAGATGATAAAGATCATTATTTAGAGCATTTAGCAGGTGATCTTGATTGGTTTGGTAATGGCAGTAGAATTATTGTAACAACTAGAGACAAGCATTTGATTGGGAAGAATGATGTAATATATGAAGTGACTGCACTACCTGATCATGAATCAATTCAATTGTTCTACCAGTATGCTTTCAAAAAAGAGGTTCCAGATGAGTATTTTAAGAAGCTTTCATTGGAGGTCATAAATCATGCTAAAGGCCTTCCTTTAGCCCTCAAAGTGTGGGGTTCTTCCTTACATAAGATGGATATAACTGTGTGGAAAAGTGCTATAGAGCAAATGAAGAATAATCCTAATtcaaaaattgttcaaaaactcAAAATTAGTTATGATGGATTAGAGTCCATGCAACAAGAGATTTTTCTGGATATAGCATGCTTCTTACGCGGGGAAGAAAAAGATTACATCATGCAAGTTCTCAAGAGTTGTTATTTTGGAGTTGAATATGGATTGGATGTCCTAATCAGAAAATCTCTTGTGTTCATCACTGAAGATGGTAAAATTGATATGCATGACCTAATACAAGAAATGGGTAGATATATAGTGAACTTTTCAAAGGATCCGGGAGAACGCAACAGACTATGGCTCGCCAAGGATTTTGAAGACGTGATGATCAATAATACG GGTACCATGGCAGTGGAAGCAATTTGGGTTTGTGAGGCCATGAATTGGGATACAATTCGTACACTACACTTAGGCAATGAGGCTATGAAAAATATGAAAAGGCTTAGGATATTAACCATAATGAGGTTGTGGTCCTTTGATGGCTCCATTGAGTATCTGCCCAACAGCTTGCGTTGGTTTGTCTTTGGTGGCTATCCTTGGGAGTCATTCCCAGCTGAATTTGAACCCAAAAAGCTTGTTCACCTTGCACTCACATCCAGTTCACTGTGTTATTTATGGACGGGAACAAAG GATTTGCCGTCTCTACGGAGGATAGATCTCATGCGGTCTAAAAGACTGATGCAAACACCAGATTTCACGGGGATGCCAAATTTGGAGTATGTGAATTTTTATAAATGTAGTAATCTTGAAGAGGTTCACCATTCCATGGGATGTTGCAGAAAACTCATTCGGTTAAGTTTGGGTTATTGTAAAAGCCTTAAGAGGTTTCCATGTGTTAACGTGGAATCTCTTGAATCTCTCAGTTTAGGATATTGCTCAAGTTTAGAGAAATTTCCAGAAATCCACGGGAGAATGAAGCCGGAGATACAGATTCACATGCTAGGCTCTGGGATAAGGGAACTACCATCCTCATATTTTCAGTACCAAACTCATATTACCGACCTACATTTGAGCTTTATGAAAAACCTTGTTGCTCTTCCAAGCAGCATCTGTAGGTTGAAAAGTTTGGTTAGTCTAAATGTGTGGGGTTGCCAAAAACTGGAAAGTTTGCCAGAAGAGATAGGGGATTTAGACAACTTGGAGGAGCTTTATGCCCGCTGTACTCTAATTTCACGACCTCCGTCTTCCATCGTACACTTGAACAAACTTAAAATCTTGAAGTTTGGAGGCTTCAAAGATGGAGTGTACTTTGAGTTCCCTGCGGTGGCTGCAGGATTACGATCATTGGAAGATTTGGATCTCAGTGAGTGCAATCTAATAGATGGAGGACTTCCGGAAGATGTTGGATCCTTATCCTCTTTGAAAGAGTTGGATCTCAGTAGAAATAATTTTGAGCATTTGCCTCGAAGCATAGCCCAACTTGGTGCTCTTCAATCCTTAAACTTATCAAATTGCGAGAGGCTTACACAGCTACCAGAACTTCCCCCTGAATTAAATTTATTGCATGTAGATTGTCATATGGCTCTGAAATTTATCAATTATTTAGTAACAAAGAGAAAGAAACTACAGAGAGTGATATTCCCTTATGATGAGGATGATGAGGATGATGCACACAATGATACTAAATATAATTTGTTTGCACATGCCCTGTTTCATAATATCTCTTCCTTGAGGCATGACATCTCTGCTTCAGATACCTTGTCCGAAAATGTGTTTACCATTTGGAATCCTAAGAAGAAGATCCCAAGTTGGTTCCTCCTTCAGGGAACGAATAGTAGTGTATCGGTCAATTTGCCTGAAAATTGGTATATACCTGATAAATTTTTGGGATTTGCTGTATGTTACTGTGGCAGCTTAATTGACACCACAGCTCAATTGATTCCCGAATGTGATGATGGGATGTCGTGCATGACCCAGAAACTTGCCTTATCAGAATGTGATACAGAATCATCCGACGACTCAGAACGGTATACACCAATTCATTTTTTCTTGGTACCTCTTGCAGTCTTATGGGATACATCTAAGGCAAATGGCAAAACACCAAATGACTATGAGATTATTAGGATATCTTTTTCTGGAGAAATGAAGGACTATGGACTTCGTTTGTTGTATAAAGAAGAAGCTGATGATGAGGCCTTGTCACAAATGAGGGAAAATAACAATGAAACAACAGAACATTCCACTGGGATAAGGAGTAGCAGATCTGACCATAGTGAACACCATGACTCCGTGACCGATGAATCCAGTTGCTGCTGTCACATACTGTAA